Proteins encoded in a region of the Anopheles aquasalis chromosome 2, idAnoAquaMG_Q_19, whole genome shotgun sequence genome:
- the LOC126571438 gene encoding zinc finger-containing ubiquitin peptidase 1-like isoform X2 → MASHNGRDGKELLPNGSNSQRPHERLVPTTSHTTNGHTVQQQQQQQQEHSCEICGMSGMSDEAMRDHTRQNHVEGSAQCPFCGLSGVPAAELLLHVNQAHLDYLTPENELMSFIDDQTPSVDGDSDSISDCRGLSPSITSELLTPVSGAVGGRSLGASLTTTTTSTNGMVMGSSNTSSYCSSNSTTNHHSHHQMPPTATSTSSCPMPNGNTSVSTSAGCSRMQTSSLSNTSTAAGSSISMSSSRSSLGSSSSNLNASGSQQANGKVPSANHLQYLPETVPSEQVGTNGTISKEQQGAGGPLLNGGGAGCTTPAGAGAGGQGSPLRSQLGLKLKTNKPNGSGTPAETMTIATTTTVTTTITTKQASPLQCLLCPYTSDNPSVLEEHINRSHFDPLSPGVNGGANGGGSGVDGAGSGAHHVDTLSVLQCPICNRTFESGSDLELHVNIEHRDILSPAKAGDGSRIANGGGAAGGQNGAAAASGAVVNGSYGGSTGSLCPVCGISFDHMRTQDMEYHIERHFSKSPLHPYHTGSESGGGVGGGAAAAAAATAVVVDLEKQAQKLREQREFEMLRAQYGMDDQGNFREQSAAAMQRAVYAGEMSVADYYERQVGLRAAESHGVDDGSSCTKSVSPRVLSLSSSSPNVIKTYVCSSVDHYASSYGDKGWGCGYRNLQMMLSSLLQNTSYNEALYSAWGSHGPARTAMPSISRLQRMVEAAWAQGFDIQGSEQLGCKLYNTRKWIGATEIVTVLSWLRIRCELVDFHRPTSVDGRHPELFNWVLRYFEEPRIHTPPLYLQHQGHSRTIIGIEQRTSGLSLLVLDPSHGPRQVAALGSSQDSLRLIRKNSAAMRAPQYQVVAVTGLIETEEQYQASKVLKSLHIPPDR, encoded by the exons ATGGCATCACACAATGGGCGCGATGGCAAGGAGCTGCTACCGAATGGCAGCAACTCGCAGCGACCGCACGAACGATTGGTGCCGACAACTAGCCACACAACCAACGGTCATAcagtgcaacaacagcagcagcaacagcaggaacaTTCGTGTGAAATCTGCGGTATGTCCGGGATGTCGGATGAGGCAATGCGTGACCACACGCGCCAGAACCACGTGGAAGGTAGCGCACAGTGTCCGTTCTGCGGGTTAAGCGGTGTACCAGctgccgagctgctgctgcacgtaaACCAGGCACACCTGGACTATCTGACGCCCGAGAACGAGCTGATGTCCTTCATCGATGATCAAACGCCAAG TGTCGACGGCGATTCCGATTCCATCTCCGACTGTCGCGGGCTTTCGCCATCGATCACATCCGAGCTACTAACGCCTGTGTCCGGCGCCGTTGGTGGAAGGTCACTGGGTGCAAGCCttacgaccacgacgaccagcaccaatggaatggtgatgggcagcagcaacaccagcagttactgcagtagcaacagtacaACCAACCATCACAGCCATCATCAAATGCCGCCAACGGCGACGTCGACCTCCTCCTGTCCCATGCCGAACGGTAACACATCCGTTTCGACGAGCGCTGGATGCAGTAGAATGCAGACCTCGTCGCTTAGCAACACCTCCACGGCGGCCGGTAGTAGCATCAGCATGAGTAGCAGCCGCTCTAGTTtaggtagcagcagtagcaatcTGAATGCCAGCGGTAGCCAACAGGCGAATGGCAAGGTCCCGAGTGCGAACCACTTGCAGTATCTGCCAGAGACGGTTCCATCCGAGCAAGTGGGCACTAATGGTACGATCAGTAAGGAACAGCAAGGTGCTGGCGGTCCACTGTTGAacggtggtggagctggttGTACGACACctgccggtgctggcgctggtggtcaGGGATCCCCGTTGCGTTCGCAACTAGGATTGAAGCTgaaaacgaacaaaccaaacggaagTGGCACTCCAGCggaaacgatgacgatcgcaacaaccacgacggtgacgacgaccaTCACAACGAAGCAGGCGAGTCCGTTGCAGTGCTTGCTATGCCCGTACACGTCCGACAATCCAAGTGTGCTGGAGGAACACATCAACCGATCGCACTTCGATCCCCTGAGCCCCGGTGTTAATGGTggagcgaatggtggtggctctGGTGTGGATGGTGCAGGGTCCGGTGCCCATCATGTCGATACGCTCAGTGTGCTACAGTGTCCGATCTGTAATCGTACGTTCGAATCCGGTTCTGACCTTGAGCTACACGTCAACATCGAACATCGGGACATTCTAAGCCCAGCCAAAGCCGGCGATGGTAGCCGGATagctaatggtggtggtgctgccggtggacaGAACGGAGCTGCGGCTGCGTCCGGTGCGGTAGTGAATGGTAGCTACGGTGGCAGTACCGGTAGTCTATGTCCCGTTTGCGGTATCTCGTTCGATCACATGAGAACGCAGGACATGGAGTATCACATCGAGCGCCACTTTTCGAAAAGCCCCCTGCATCCGTACCATACCGGTAGTGAATCtggtggtggagttggtggaggagcagcggctgcagccGCCGCAACCGCCGTAGTGGTCGATCTGGAGAAGCAAGCTCAGAAACTGCGCGAACAGCGAGAATTCGAAATGCTTCGCGCACAGTACGGCATGGACGATCAGGGTAACTTCCGTGAGCAATCGGCAGCCGCTATGCAGCGGGCGGTATACGCGGGCGAGATGAGTGTAGCCGATTACTACGAGCGACAAGTAGGGCTGCGGGCAGCCGAATCACATGGCGTCGATGATGGTTCATCTTGCACCAAATCCGTCTCGCCACGCGTACTCTcgctttcttcctcttcgccgAACGTGATTAAAACGTACGTCTGTTCCAGTGTTGACCACTACGCGTCTAGCTACGGTGATAAGGGTTGGGGCTGTGGATACCGCAACCTTCAGATGATGCTCTCCTCCCTGCTGCAG AACACATCCTACAACGAAGCACTCTATTCGGCCTGGGGATCGCACGGGCCTGCACGAACGGCAATGCCAAGCATTTCACGCCTTCAACGTATGGTGGAGGCCGCCTGGGCTCAAGGTTTCGACATTCAGGGCTCAGAGCAATTGGGTTGCAAGCTCTACAACACGCGTAAGTGGATTGGTGCGACCGAGATCGTGACCGTGTTGTCATGGCTACGCATCCGTTGCGAGCTGGTCGACTTCCATCGACCCACCTCTGTCGATGGACGTCATCCTGAGTTATTCAACTGGGTGCTGCGGTACTTCGAAGAGCCACGCATTCACACACCACCCCTGTACCTGCAGCATCAAG GTCATTCGCGAACGATAATAGGCATTGAGCAACGTACCTCCGGACTATCGCTTCTTGTGCTCGATCCAAGCCACGGCCCGCGTCAGGTGGCGGCACTCGGTTCGTCTCAAGATTCGCTTCGATTGATACGCAAAAACTCGGCAGCAATGCGAGCACCCCAGTATCAAGTGGTAGCTGTTACGGGACTCATCGAAACCGAAGAACAGTATCAG GCGAGCAAAGTGCTGAAATCCTTGCACATACCACCAGACCGTTGA
- the LOC126571446 gene encoding homogentisate 1,2-dioxygenase has product MPEYKYLPGFGSHFTSEDPRCPNALPEGQNSPQKCAYGLYAEQLSGSAFTAPRTENTRSWLYRIRPSVVHEPFARYEGVAPFLRGTSWEEQHPNPNQMRWNPFDLPASGREVDFVAGLHTVCGAGDVRARHGLAVHVYLANSSMKDMAFYNSDGDFLIVPQQGALDITTEFGRLYVQPNEICVIPQGVRFSVALEGPSRGYILEVYDGHFRLPDLGPIGANGLANPRDFLTPTAHFEDRSVAQGYRIVSKYHGALFVAKQNHSPFDVVAWHGNYVPYKYDLARFMVINSVSFDHCDPSIFTVLTCPSNRPGTAIADFVIFPPRWSVQEGTFRPPYYHRNCMSEFMGLIFGRYEAKEGGFLPGGASLHSMMTPHGPDHRCFEGASNAQLKPERIADGTQAFMFESSLSMAVTRWGEETCQKLDARYYECWQSLEKHFHL; this is encoded by the exons ATGCCTGAATATAAG TACCTGCCCGGCTTTGGATCGCATTTTACTTCGGAGGATCCACGTTGTCCAAATGCGCTGCCGGAGGGACAAAACTCGCCGCAAAAGTGTGCCTACGGTCTGTACGCTGAGCAGCTCTCGGGTAGTGCCTTTACGGCACCCCGGACTGAGAATACTCGTTCCTGGCTGTACCGTATCCGACCGTCGGTCGTCCACGAGCCGTTCGCTCGGTATGAAGGTGTCGCTCCATTCCTCCGCGGAACATCCTGGGAAGAGCAGCATCCGAATCCCAACCAGATGCGCTGGAATCCGTTCGATCTGCCAGCTTCTGGACGTGAGGTAGATTTTGTCGCTGGTTTACATACGGTCTGTGGAGCTGGGGATGTTCGTGCACGCCACGGGCTAGCGGTGCATGTGTATCTGGCCAACAGCTCGATGAAGGACATGGCATTTTACAACAGTGACGGAGACTTTCTCATTG TACCGCAGCAGGGAGCACTGGACATTACGACGGAATTTGGCCGGCTGTATGTACAACCGAACGAGATTTGCGTCATTCCGCAGGGCGTGCGATTCAGCGTAGCCCTCGAAGGACCATCCCGTGGCTACATCCTGGAGGTGTACGACGGTCACTTCCGGTTGCCCGACTTGGGTCCGATCGGTGCGAACGGTTTGGCTAATCCACGTGACTTCCTTACCCCAACGGCTCACTTTGAGGATCGTTCCGTCGCGCAAGGTTACCGTATCGTGTCCAAGTATCATGGTGCCCTGTTCGTGGCCAAACAGAACCATTCACCGTTCGATGTGGTCGCCTGGCACGGTAACTACGTACCGTACAAGTACGATCTTGCTCGGTTTATGGTGATCAACTCGGTAAGCTTCGATCACTGCGATCCGAGCATCTTTACCGTGCTGACCTGTCCGAGCAATAGACCGGGGACGGCGATCGCTGACTTTGTCATCTTCCCACCGAGATGGTCCGTTCAGGAGGGTACCTTCCGGCCACCGTACTATCATC GGAACTGTATGAGTGAATTCATGGGACTCATCTTCGGGCGCTACGAGGCGAAGGAAGGAGGATTCCTTCCCGGTGGTGCATCGCTGCACTCCATGATGACTCCACATGGTCCCGATCATCGTTGCTTCGAAGGAGCCTCGAATGCGCAGCTGAAACCGGAACGCATCGCGGACGGAACGCAAGCCTTCATGTTCGAATCATCGCTCAGCATGGCCGTTACACGCTGGGGCGAAGAAACGTGCCAGAAGCTTGATGCACGCTACTACGAATGCTGGCAATCGCTCGAGAAGCACTTCCATCTGTAA
- the LOC126571438 gene encoding zinc finger-containing ubiquitin peptidase 1-like isoform X1: MASHNGRDGKELLPNGSNSQRPHERLVPTTSHTTNGHTVQQQQQQQQEHSCEICGMSGMSDEAMRDHTRQNHVEGSAQCPFCGLSGVPAAELLLHVNQAHLDYLTPENELMSFIDDQTPSFCSVDGDSDSISDCRGLSPSITSELLTPVSGAVGGRSLGASLTTTTTSTNGMVMGSSNTSSYCSSNSTTNHHSHHQMPPTATSTSSCPMPNGNTSVSTSAGCSRMQTSSLSNTSTAAGSSISMSSSRSSLGSSSSNLNASGSQQANGKVPSANHLQYLPETVPSEQVGTNGTISKEQQGAGGPLLNGGGAGCTTPAGAGAGGQGSPLRSQLGLKLKTNKPNGSGTPAETMTIATTTTVTTTITTKQASPLQCLLCPYTSDNPSVLEEHINRSHFDPLSPGVNGGANGGGSGVDGAGSGAHHVDTLSVLQCPICNRTFESGSDLELHVNIEHRDILSPAKAGDGSRIANGGGAAGGQNGAAAASGAVVNGSYGGSTGSLCPVCGISFDHMRTQDMEYHIERHFSKSPLHPYHTGSESGGGVGGGAAAAAAATAVVVDLEKQAQKLREQREFEMLRAQYGMDDQGNFREQSAAAMQRAVYAGEMSVADYYERQVGLRAAESHGVDDGSSCTKSVSPRVLSLSSSSPNVIKTYVCSSVDHYASSYGDKGWGCGYRNLQMMLSSLLQNTSYNEALYSAWGSHGPARTAMPSISRLQRMVEAAWAQGFDIQGSEQLGCKLYNTRKWIGATEIVTVLSWLRIRCELVDFHRPTSVDGRHPELFNWVLRYFEEPRIHTPPLYLQHQGHSRTIIGIEQRTSGLSLLVLDPSHGPRQVAALGSSQDSLRLIRKNSAAMRAPQYQVVAVTGLIETEEQYQASKVLKSLHIPPDR; encoded by the exons ATGGCATCACACAATGGGCGCGATGGCAAGGAGCTGCTACCGAATGGCAGCAACTCGCAGCGACCGCACGAACGATTGGTGCCGACAACTAGCCACACAACCAACGGTCATAcagtgcaacaacagcagcagcaacagcaggaacaTTCGTGTGAAATCTGCGGTATGTCCGGGATGTCGGATGAGGCAATGCGTGACCACACGCGCCAGAACCACGTGGAAGGTAGCGCACAGTGTCCGTTCTGCGGGTTAAGCGGTGTACCAGctgccgagctgctgctgcacgtaaACCAGGCACACCTGGACTATCTGACGCCCGAGAACGAGCTGATGTCCTTCATCGATGATCAAACGCCAAG TTTTTGCAGTGTCGACGGCGATTCCGATTCCATCTCCGACTGTCGCGGGCTTTCGCCATCGATCACATCCGAGCTACTAACGCCTGTGTCCGGCGCCGTTGGTGGAAGGTCACTGGGTGCAAGCCttacgaccacgacgaccagcaccaatggaatggtgatgggcagcagcaacaccagcagttactgcagtagcaacagtacaACCAACCATCACAGCCATCATCAAATGCCGCCAACGGCGACGTCGACCTCCTCCTGTCCCATGCCGAACGGTAACACATCCGTTTCGACGAGCGCTGGATGCAGTAGAATGCAGACCTCGTCGCTTAGCAACACCTCCACGGCGGCCGGTAGTAGCATCAGCATGAGTAGCAGCCGCTCTAGTTtaggtagcagcagtagcaatcTGAATGCCAGCGGTAGCCAACAGGCGAATGGCAAGGTCCCGAGTGCGAACCACTTGCAGTATCTGCCAGAGACGGTTCCATCCGAGCAAGTGGGCACTAATGGTACGATCAGTAAGGAACAGCAAGGTGCTGGCGGTCCACTGTTGAacggtggtggagctggttGTACGACACctgccggtgctggcgctggtggtcaGGGATCCCCGTTGCGTTCGCAACTAGGATTGAAGCTgaaaacgaacaaaccaaacggaagTGGCACTCCAGCggaaacgatgacgatcgcaacaaccacgacggtgacgacgaccaTCACAACGAAGCAGGCGAGTCCGTTGCAGTGCTTGCTATGCCCGTACACGTCCGACAATCCAAGTGTGCTGGAGGAACACATCAACCGATCGCACTTCGATCCCCTGAGCCCCGGTGTTAATGGTggagcgaatggtggtggctctGGTGTGGATGGTGCAGGGTCCGGTGCCCATCATGTCGATACGCTCAGTGTGCTACAGTGTCCGATCTGTAATCGTACGTTCGAATCCGGTTCTGACCTTGAGCTACACGTCAACATCGAACATCGGGACATTCTAAGCCCAGCCAAAGCCGGCGATGGTAGCCGGATagctaatggtggtggtgctgccggtggacaGAACGGAGCTGCGGCTGCGTCCGGTGCGGTAGTGAATGGTAGCTACGGTGGCAGTACCGGTAGTCTATGTCCCGTTTGCGGTATCTCGTTCGATCACATGAGAACGCAGGACATGGAGTATCACATCGAGCGCCACTTTTCGAAAAGCCCCCTGCATCCGTACCATACCGGTAGTGAATCtggtggtggagttggtggaggagcagcggctgcagccGCCGCAACCGCCGTAGTGGTCGATCTGGAGAAGCAAGCTCAGAAACTGCGCGAACAGCGAGAATTCGAAATGCTTCGCGCACAGTACGGCATGGACGATCAGGGTAACTTCCGTGAGCAATCGGCAGCCGCTATGCAGCGGGCGGTATACGCGGGCGAGATGAGTGTAGCCGATTACTACGAGCGACAAGTAGGGCTGCGGGCAGCCGAATCACATGGCGTCGATGATGGTTCATCTTGCACCAAATCCGTCTCGCCACGCGTACTCTcgctttcttcctcttcgccgAACGTGATTAAAACGTACGTCTGTTCCAGTGTTGACCACTACGCGTCTAGCTACGGTGATAAGGGTTGGGGCTGTGGATACCGCAACCTTCAGATGATGCTCTCCTCCCTGCTGCAG AACACATCCTACAACGAAGCACTCTATTCGGCCTGGGGATCGCACGGGCCTGCACGAACGGCAATGCCAAGCATTTCACGCCTTCAACGTATGGTGGAGGCCGCCTGGGCTCAAGGTTTCGACATTCAGGGCTCAGAGCAATTGGGTTGCAAGCTCTACAACACGCGTAAGTGGATTGGTGCGACCGAGATCGTGACCGTGTTGTCATGGCTACGCATCCGTTGCGAGCTGGTCGACTTCCATCGACCCACCTCTGTCGATGGACGTCATCCTGAGTTATTCAACTGGGTGCTGCGGTACTTCGAAGAGCCACGCATTCACACACCACCCCTGTACCTGCAGCATCAAG GTCATTCGCGAACGATAATAGGCATTGAGCAACGTACCTCCGGACTATCGCTTCTTGTGCTCGATCCAAGCCACGGCCCGCGTCAGGTGGCGGCACTCGGTTCGTCTCAAGATTCGCTTCGATTGATACGCAAAAACTCGGCAGCAATGCGAGCACCCCAGTATCAAGTGGTAGCTGTTACGGGACTCATCGAAACCGAAGAACAGTATCAG GCGAGCAAAGTGCTGAAATCCTTGCACATACCACCAGACCGTTGA
- the LOC126571461 gene encoding L-xylulose reductase, with product MEYSFKGKSIVVTGAGQGIGNELCRQLHRLGAKVIAVSRSPAPLEELKRDCASVKIIQVDLADWSATRAALGGLEKIDGLVNNAGIAIIKPFAELTEEDFDRTFNVNVKAAFNVAQIVAPKMGPGGSIVNVSSLAALKAFEGHSAYTASKAAIDGLTKSLALELGPRQIRANSVNPTVILTRMGRDNWSDPAKADPLLAKIPLRRFGEVPEVVDTIVYLLSDRSSFLNGHCLPLEGGFLAGN from the exons ATGGAGTACAGTTTCAAGGGCAAATCCATCGTAGTAACCGGTGCTGGGCAAG GTATCGGCAATGAGCTGTGTCGTCAGTTGCATCGGCTCGGAGCGAAGGTGATTGCGGTATCTCGATCACCGGCGCCACTGGAGGAACTAAAACGGGACTGTGCCTCGGTTAAAATCATCCAGGTGGATCTGGCGGATTGGTCTGCGACGCGTGCAGCTCTCGGTGGACTGGAGAAGATCGATGGGCTGGTCAATAATGCAGGCATTGCTATTATCAAACCATTCGCCGAGCTTACGGAAGAGGACTTTGATCG GACTTTCAACGTTAACGTGAAGGCAGCTTTCAATGTGGCGCAGATagtggccccaaaaatgggACCAGGCGGTAGCATCGTGAACGTTTCCTCACTTGCTGCGCTCAAGGCGTTTGAGGGTCACTCGGCCTACACCGCATCGAAGGCGGCTATCGATGGGTTAACGAAGAGTTTGGCGCTCGAACTGGGACCACGGCAGATTCGTGCCAACAGCGTTAACCCGACCGTCATCCTGACGCGTATGGGACGCGACAACTGGTCCGATCCGGCCAAAGCCGATCCACTGCTGGCGAAGATACCGCTCCGGCGCTTCGGCGAGGTACCGGAAGTTGTCGACACGATCGTGTACCTGCTCAGTGATCGATCCAGCTTCCTTAACGGCCACTGTCTGCCGCTGGAGGGTGGCTTTTTGGCTGGGAACTAA
- the LOC126571457 gene encoding uncharacterized protein LOC126571457 — MEEDTASTPDVPSPAAVDPAAARREARRRKILENSNNRLSKIVGREMETTPVPTMQSPLPDVAAAAEVIADEFSSPIKLPDIIYPDPEDERMVYDPLMGESEPPIDFSSLNGMMNGQNGDIFQLLNSLNRAQGGNAGFGATDGTASASSGQPEQNVRLRLALRLRIHLIVAAIIIYLLFASGYERFIGGSVFLPLLAWELIELIMVGASEPASGMPLLGMVLLLGGIPMRTSQLLQKVLGTIQKVMRDVTFFVFFFVLTHLAWSLFGLGIELRYVLGYDQPEPPTIAHSNLVGLTS; from the exons ATGGAGGAAGACACAGCTTCGACCCCGGATGTGCCATCGCCTGCCGCCGTTGATCCGGCTGCGGCACGGCGTGAAGCCAGACGAAGGAAGATCCTGGAAAACTCTAACAATCGTCTTTCGAAAATCGTTGGccgagaaatggaaacaaccCCGGTTCCTACGATGCAATCACCACTTCCCGacgttgcagctgctgccgaagTGATCGCCGATG AGTTCAGTTCACCGATTAAACTGCCCGATATTATCTACCCCGATCCGGAGGACGAACGCATGGTGTACGATCCACTGATGGGCGAATCCGAACCGCCGATAGACTTTTCCAGCCTGAACGGCATGATGAACGGTCAGAATGGGGACATTTTTCAGCTGCTAAACAGCCTCAACCGAGCGCAGGGAGGGAATGCAGGATTCGGAGCGACTGATGgcactgccagtgccagttcTGGCCAGCCAGAGCAGAACGTTCGTCTAAGGCTAGCCCTTCGCTTGAGGATCCATCTGATTGTGGCAGCAATCATCATCTATCTGCTATTTGCGAGCGGATATGAACGGTTTATCGGAGGTAGCGTGTTTCTGCCGCTGCTAGCCTGGGAACTGATCGAACTGATCATGGTAGGTGCATCGGAACCGGCCTCCGGTATGCCCCTGCTCGGGATGGTGCTTCTGCTGGGCGGAATTCCGATGCGCACCTCACAACTGCTCCAGAAGGTGCTCGGCACCATTCAAAAGGTGATGCGGGATGTAacgtttttcgtgtttttcttcgTACTCACACACCTCGCCTGGAGCCTGTTTGGGTTGGGCATTGAGCTGCGGTACGTGTTGGGATACGatcaaccggaaccaccaaccatcgcccACAGCAACCTGGTGGGACTTACCTCGTAG
- the LOC126571447 gene encoding glutaryl-CoA dehydrogenase, mitochondrial — MALRLLGGRIAQLVPSATGRTASSRSPVVLCRAASTDKGPSFDWEDPLNLESQLREDEIAIRDSFRVYCEDRLAARVIEANRHEVFHREIMNELGDFGVLGCTIKGYGCAGVSNVAYGLLTREVERIDSGYRSAFSVQSSLTMGAIYDYGSEEQREKYIPRLARGELVGCFGLTEPNHGSDPSSMETRAVHDPKTGTYVLSGSKTWITNSPIADILIVWGKTEDGKVRGFIVDRAESATGLATPKIEGKFSLRASVTGMILMDEVRIPESNILPNVSGMRGPFGCLNNARYGIAWGALGAAESCLKVARGYTLDRKQFKKPLAANQLMQKKMADMLTEISLGLSACLHVGRLKDQKLHTPEMISMLKRNNAGKALDIARVARDMLGGNGIADEYHIIRHVMNLEAVNTYEGTHDIHALILGRAITGLQAFA, encoded by the exons ATGGCGCTCCGTTTGTTGGGAGGCAGAATTGCACAACTGGTTCCGTCCGCCACCGGTCGCacagccagcagccgcagtCCGGTTGTGCTGTGTCGTG CTGCCTCCACTGATAAAG GTCCCTCGTTCGATTGGGAGGATCCACTGAACCTCGAGTCGCAGCTGCGAGAAGATGAGATCGCTATCCGGGACTCGTTCCGGGTGTACTGTGAGGACCGGTTGGCGGCCCGTGTCATCGAAGCGAACCGGCACGAGGTGTTCCATCGGGAAATCATGAACGAGCTCGGTGATTTCGGTGTGCTCGGTTGCACGATCAAAGGGTACGGTTGTGCCGGCGTCAGCAACGTAGCCTACGGTCTCTTAACCCGCGAGGTGGAACGCATCGATTCCGGTTACCGGTCGGCGTTCAGTGTCCAGAGTTCGCTCACGATGGGCGCAATCTATGACTATGGGAGTGAGGAGCAGCGTGAAAAGTATATTCCACGGTTGGCACGTGGTGAGCTGGTCGGATGCTTCGGACTAACGGAACCGAATCACGGTAGCGATCCTTCCTCGATGGAAACCCGTGCCGTGCACGATCCCAAAACGGGCACGTACGTGCTGAGTGGTAGCAAAACGTGGATCACCAACTCACCGATCGCTGATATACTGATCGTGTGGGGTAAAACGGAGGATGGTAAGGTGCGCGGTTTTATCGTCGATCGAGCCGAGAGTGCGACCGGTCTGGCGACACCGAAGATTGAGGGAAAGTTTTCGCTACGTGCCTCCGTCACCGGGATGATTCTGATGGACGAGGTACGCATTCCGGAAAGTAACATACTGCCGAATGTTTCCGGTATGCGGGGACCGTTCGGCTGTCTAAACAACGCTCGGTACGGTATCGCTTGGGGTGCACTGGGTGCGGCCGAATCGTGCCTCAAGGTGGCCCGTGGATACACGCTCGATCGGAAGCAGTTCAAGAAGCCGCTGGCGGCAAACCAGTTGATGCAGAAGAAGATGGCCGATATGCTGACGGAAATCAGTCTTGGATTGTCGGCCTGCTTGCACGTGGGACGCTTGAAGGATCAGAAATT GCATACACCGGAAATGATTTCGATGCTGAAGCGCAACAACGCTGGAAAGGCGTTGGATATTGCCCGGGTAGCGCGTGACATGCTGGGAGGAAATGGTATCGCCGATGAGTACCACATTATCCGGCACGTGATGAATCTGGAAGCGGTGAACACGTATGAAG GAACGCACGACATTCACGCGCTCATCCTTGGTCGCGCAATAACGGGTCTGCAAGCATTTGCTTAA
- the LOC126571458 gene encoding transcription factor A, mitochondrial, with amino-acid sequence MQLNSFRKLFNVPRLLLSPRQSNLPVAAVAAQSNGFHSTVPLGNAAAKASMLQKPKRPVNAYIRYAQSIRADLAKANPSASQMDLAKLTSAKWQTLDQPSKARLEEEYKRELAVWLQQNAKYLSQLTDAQKEELKQDRQQKADDKAKRDLKRTLKQLGRPKRPTNGFLRFCAQYKPKLGVTQGEHKDHMKALGEKWRSMSASEKERFNREAEEAITRYQEEMKQWEDKMLATDNGDLVRRKNALLNPAPTPSGGKARSAKKEQQPGATAGRPAAGGARA; translated from the exons ATGCAGCTTAATTCGTTTAGAAAGCTGTTCAACGTCCCACGGCTGCTGCTCTCCCCAAG GCAAAGCAACCTACCGGTGGCTGCCGTTGCCGCGCAATCGAACGGATTCCACAGCACAGTCCCGCTTGGGAATGCCGCCGCCAAAGCATCGATGCTACAAAAACCGAAGCGTCCCGTGAACGCTTACATAAGATACGCGCAGAGCATTCGGGCCGATTTGGCCAAAGCCAACCCCAGTGCATCCCAGATGGACCTAGCGAAGCTCACATCCGCCAAGTGGCAGACGCTGGATCAACCAAGCAAAGCGCGGCTCGAGGAGGAATACAAACGCGAGCTGGCCGTTTGGCTGCAGCAGAACGCCAAATATCTCAGCCAGCTCACCGATGCCCAGAAGGAAGAGCTAAAGCAGGACCGGCAACAGAAGGCCGATGATAAGGCGAAGCGTGATCTCAAACGCACCTTGAAGCAACTCGGGCGACCAAAACGTCCAACCAATGGATTCCTTAGATTCTGCGCCCAGTACAAACCGAAACTGGGTGTCACACAGGGTGAACACAAGGACCACATGAAGGCGCTCGGTGAGAAGTGGCGCTCGATGTCGGCTAGCGAGAAGGAACGATTCAACCGGGAAGCAGAGGAGGCCATCACCCGGTACCAGGAGGAGATGAAGCAATGGGAAGATAAGATGCTAGCCACGGATAACGGAGATTTAGTGCGACGCAAGAATGCTCTGCTCaatccagcaccaacaccctCGGGCGGAAAGGCGCGTTCggcgaagaaggagcagcagccaggagcAACGGCCGGTCGCCCCGCTGCCGGCGGTGCTCGTGCATAG